A genomic window from Vigna radiata var. radiata cultivar VC1973A unplaced genomic scaffold, Vradiata_ver6 scaffold_153, whole genome shotgun sequence includes:
- the LOC106752640 gene encoding B-box zinc finger protein 32, with amino-acid sequence MVKACELCDNQASLYCPSDSAFLCGDCDAAVHAANFLVARHFRRRICAKCNRSTGIYTAGATFPSTCTSCSPEKALSDDGDSLPSSSTCVSSSESCATKKIKATRGAAGKKRRRSFSSSVTDDASREAKKRREKVGSVEQEEVFAKWSREIGLGLGIGENGNRVASHALSVCLGKWNLLPFRVAAATSFWLGLRFCGDRSVATWQNLARLEKISGVPAKLILAAHANLARVFTLPRELHEGWGES; translated from the coding sequence ATGGTCAAGGCTTGCGAGCTTTGCGATAACCAAGCTTCTCTCTATTGTCCCTCCGATTCCGCATTTCTCTGCGGCGACTGCGACGCCGCCGTGCACGCCGCGAACTTCCTCGTCGCTCGCCACTTCCGTCGTCGCATCTGCGCCAAATGCAATCGTTCCACCGGAATCTACACCGCCGGCGCCACCTTTCCATCCACCTGCACCTCCTGCTCGCCGGAGAAGGCTCTCTCCGACGACGGCGATTCTCTCCCTTCGTCCTCCACCTGCGTCTCGAGTTCCGAGTCCTGCGCCACGAAGAAGATTAAGGCGACACGCGGCGCGGCGGGGAAGAAAAGGAGGAGGAGTTTTTCGAGTTCGGTGACCGACGACGCGTCTCGGGAAGCGAAGAAGCGACGGGAGAAGGTCGGATCGGTGGAGCAGGAGGAGGTGTTCGCAAAATGGAGCAGAGAGATAGGTTTAGGGTTAGGGATAGGAGAGAACGGTAACCGCGTGGCGTCGCACGCTCTGAGCGTGTGCCTGGGAAAGTGGAATTTGCTTCCGTTCAGGGTGGCCGCGGCGACGTCGTTTTGGCTGGGCCTGAGATTTTGTGGGGACAGAAGTGTGGCCACGTGGCAGAATCTGGCGAGGTTGGAGAAAATCTCCGGAGTGCCAGCTAAGCTGATTCTGGCCGCACATGCGAACCTCGCACGTGTCTTCACGCTACCCCGCGAATTGCACGAGGGATGGGGCGAGTCATAA